A section of the Halopiger aswanensis genome encodes:
- a CDS encoding riboflavin synthase has product MFTGIVEETGDIVARERTDDGLRLRIGADEVATDLEHGQSISVSGACLTVEDYADGEWFEVFLASETVERTYLGDLEAGDAVNLERAMPADGRFDGHVVQGHVDAVATVTNVESVEEDWFFEFDLPEGYERYVVEKGSITLDGISLTVAEFDPEAGRVTVAIIPTTYELTTLSAKEPGDPVHLEVDVLSKYVERLLEARFD; this is encoded by the coding sequence ATGTTCACGGGAATCGTCGAGGAGACCGGCGACATCGTCGCGCGCGAGCGCACCGACGACGGACTCCGGCTCCGGATCGGCGCCGACGAGGTCGCGACCGACCTCGAGCACGGCCAGAGCATCAGCGTCAGCGGCGCGTGTCTCACGGTCGAAGACTACGCGGACGGCGAGTGGTTCGAGGTCTTCCTCGCCAGCGAGACCGTCGAGCGGACCTATCTGGGCGACCTCGAGGCGGGCGACGCGGTCAATCTCGAGCGCGCGATGCCGGCCGACGGGCGGTTCGACGGCCACGTCGTGCAGGGCCACGTCGACGCGGTCGCGACGGTGACGAACGTCGAGTCGGTCGAGGAGGACTGGTTCTTCGAGTTCGACCTCCCCGAGGGCTACGAGCGCTACGTCGTCGAGAAGGGCTCGATCACCCTCGACGGCATCAGCCTGACCGTCGCCGAGTTCGATCCCGAGGCCGGCCGGGTCACCGTCGCCATCATCCCGACGACCTACGAACTCACAACGCTCTCCGCGAAGGAGCCCGGCGACCCCGTCCACCTCGAGGTCGACGTGCTCTCGAAGTACGTCGAACGGCTGCTCGAGGCGCGGTTCGACTGA